From the genome of Vigna angularis cultivar LongXiaoDou No.4 chromosome 11, ASM1680809v1, whole genome shotgun sequence, one region includes:
- the LOC108333369 gene encoding probable glucuronoxylan glucuronosyltransferase IRX7 — translation MSEQKKPPKSRVFFVGMKLLHKPGNKPPQEKNSFFHTYYKWLLWLSLSLYFFTSYLITSNPNTTPTSPDTSSHVSNSESHAVPRALMDSETNSLGVLKNLKMFVYELPPKYNTHWLANKRCGNHLFASEVAIHRALLTSEVRSFHPYEADFFFVPVYVSCNFSAVNGFPAIGHARSLISSAVNLVSMEYPFWNRSKGRDHVFVASHDFGACFHSLEDAAIADGIPQILKNSIVLQTFGVVHRHPCQDVENVVIPPYVSPESVRSTLENFPVNGPREIWAFFRGKMELHPKNISGRFYSKRVRTDIYRKFNGDRRFYLQRHRFSGYQLEIARSVFCLCPLGWAPWSPRLVESVALGCVPVIIADGIQLPFSSTVRWSKISLTVAERDVGKLGKILERVAATNLSDIQRNLWDPRTRRALLFNEEMEYGDATWQVLVSLSEKLHRSYRTFSGSDELQSDT, via the exons atgtCAGAGCAAAAGAAACCCCCCAAAAGCAGGGTTTTCTTTGTTGGGATGAAGCTTCTGCATAAACCAGGGAACAAGCCTCCACAAGAGAAAAACAGTTTCTTTCATACATATTACAAATGGCTTCTTTGGCTTTCTCTTTCCCTCTATTTCTTCACTTCCTATCTCATCACCAGCAACCCCAACACCACACCAACCTCTCCAGACACATCGTCCCATGTTTCAAACTCCGAGTCCCACGCTGTCCCCCGTGCCCTTATGGACTCCGAAACCAACTCTCTAG GGGTGTTGAAGAATCTGAAGATGTTCGTGTACGAGCTTCCTCCCAAGTACAACACCCATTGGCTCGCAAACAAGAGGTGTGGCAACCATTTATTCGCGTCGGAAGTGGCCATCCACAGGGCACTGTTAACGAGCGAGGTTCGCTCGTTTCATCCTTATGAAGCTGATTTTTTCTTCGTACCCGTTTACGTTTCTTGCAACTTCAGCGCCGTGAACGGCTTCCCCGCCATTGGGCACGCGCGCTCTCTTATTTCCTCCGCCGTCAACCTTGTGTCCATGGAATACCCTTTCTGGAACCGCAGCAAGGGACGTGACCATGTCTTTGTCGCTTCCCACGACTTTGGTGCGTGTTTCCACAGCCTG GAGGATGCGGCCATTGCTGATGGAATACCCCAAATTTTGAAGAATTCCATTGTGTTGCAGACATTCGGCGTTGTTCACAGGCATCCGTGTCAAGACGTGGAGAACGTGGTGATACCACCTTACGTTTCGCCGGAAAGTGTACGGAGCACGCTGGAGAATTTTCCGGTTAACGGCCCGCGAGAAATTTGGGCGTTTTTCCGTGGGAAAATGGAATTGCATCCTAAAAATATCAGTGGACGGTTTTACAGCAA GCGAGTGAGGACGGACATTTATCGGAAGTTCAACGGTGACAGGAGGTTTTACCTGCAAAGGCACAGGTTTAGCGGCTACCAGTTGGAAATTGCTCGGTCGGTGTTCTGTTTGTGTCCGTTAGGGTGGGCACCGTGGAGTCCGAGGTTAGTTGAATCTGTTGCGTTGGGCTGTGTGCCGGTCATTATTGCGGATGGGATTCAGTTACCGTTTTCCTCCACCGTGCGTTGGTCGAAGATATCGCTGACGGTGGCGGAGAGGGACGTGGGGAAGCTAGGGAAGATTCTTGAGCGCGTGGCAGCAACGAACCTGAGTGACATTCAGAGGAACTTGTGGGACCCGCGAACGAGGCGGGCCCTGCTTTTCAACGAGGAGATGGAGTACGGCGACGCCACGTGGCAAGTTCTGGTTAGTTTGAGTGAGAAGCTCCATAGGTCTTACCGAACGTTTTCGGGTAGTGACGAATTACAGAGCGACACGTGA
- the LOC108333282 gene encoding xyloglucan endotransglucosylase/hydrolase protein 31, whose protein sequence is MSLLPSSFFHMVSLFSFLLFSIVIRCSTAQGPPSPGYYPSSKISPVTFGEGFKNLWGPQHQKLDQDSLTIWLDTYTGSGFKSLHSYRSGYFGAAVKLQPGYTAGVITSLYLSNNQDYPGNHDEIDIEFLGTTPDKPYVLQTNVYIRGSGDGNIIGREMRFHLWFDPTEDFHNYAILWEPSEIIFLVDDVPIRRYPRKSDATFPTREMHVYGSIWDASSWATEGGKYKADYKYQPFIGQYKNFKLEGCTTEASTSCQPPSASPLGYGSLSSQQLAAMQWVQNNHLVYDYCHDPGRDHTLTPEC, encoded by the exons ATGTCCTTGCTACCTTCCTCTTTCTTCCACAtggtttctctcttctcttttcttttattctcaATCGTGATTCGTTGTAGTACTGCTCAGGGTCCACCTTCCCCTGGCTACTACCCTAGTTCCAAAATTAGTCCTGTTACCTTTGGTGAGGGATTTAAAAACCTTTGGGGACCTCAGCATCAGAAACTAGACCAAGACTCATTAACAATCTGGCTTGACACTTACACAG GGAGTGGATTCAAGTCACTTCACTCTTACCGATCTGGATACTTTGGTGCTGCGGTTAAGCTTCAACCTGGTTATACAGCAGGAGTCATAACATCTTTATAC CTTTCAAACAACCAAGACTACCCGGGAAACCATGATGAAATAGACATTGAATTCCTTGGTACCACGCCAGATAAGCCATATGTCTTGCAGACAAATGTGTACATCAGAGGAAGTGGAGATGGGAACATTATAGGGAGAGAGATGAGGTTTCACCTTTGGTTCGACCCAACGGAAGATTTTCACAACTACGCTATTCTATGGGAACCCAGTGAGATCAT CTTTTTGGTGGATGATGTCCCAATAAGAAGGTATCCTAGGAAGAGTGATGCCACGTTCCCCACAAGAGAAATGCATGTGTACGGATCCATATGGGATGCTTCTTCATGGGCTACAGAGGGTGGAAAATACAAAGCTGATTATAAATACCAACCCTTCATTGGTCAAtacaaaaatttcaaacttgAAGGTTGTACCACCGAAGCCTCCACCTCTTGCCAGCCACCTTCAGCCTCACCTTTAGGCTATGGAAGCCTGAGCTCTCAGCAACTTGCTGCAATGCAGTGGGTCCAAAACAACCACTTGGTCTATGACTATTGCCATGATCCTGGGAGAGACCACACCCTTACTCCAGAATGTTAA
- the LOC108333562 gene encoding uncharacterized protein LOC108333562 translates to MDNQRSPLISWAYYFQGKSMEELRQSVICTTMELEQTRAAVQEELRKRDEQLLNLKELLGKTARERDEAQEKCRRLLLEKIVFQHQQQAAPVSGISSIEDEPRRGIDSNNGLSSSDCEESIVSSPVIDHLSQHQPQLQPQLPQSMIELTPDKPLPEKGKLLQAVMKAGPLLQTLLLAGPLPQWRHPPPPLESFEIPPVTIPSPPPQSQPQSQPQPQLLHHDSFLNTDGGSTTSNCGRVSRKRVFCDGSDSPTETKYQRLVLH, encoded by the exons ATGGACAACCAGCGTAGCCCTCTTATATCTTGGGCTTACTACTTCCAGGGAAAG TCAATGGAGGAGCTGAGGCAGTCTGTCATATGCACAACTATGGAGCTTGAACAGACAAGGGCTGCAGTGCAAGAAGAACTCAGAAAGAGAGATGAACAACTACTCAACCTAAAGGAACTCCTCGGCAAAACCGCGAGAGAGAGAGATGAAGCGCAAGAGAAATGCCGGAGACTACtcttggagaagatagtttTCCAACACCAACAACAAGCAGCTCCTGTGTCTGGAATTTCAAGCATTGAGGATGAGCCAAGGAGAGGAATTGACTCCAACAATGGCCTCTCGTCATCAGACTGTGAAGAGAGCATTGTTTCCTCTCCTGTCATTGACCATCTGTCTCAACATCAACCCCAGTTACAACCACAGTTACCACAATCCATGATTGAGCTAACACCAGACAAACCATTACCAGAAAAGGGTAAGCTCTTGCAAGCAGTGATGAAAGCCGGTCCTCTCCTTCAGACCCTTCTCCTTGCAGGACCTCTTCCCCAATGGAGACACCCTCCTCCACCACTTGAGTCCTTTGAGATTCCCCCTGTCACCATACCTTCACCACCACCACAATCACAACCACAATcacaaccacaaccacaacTCCTCCACCATGATTCCTTTCTTAACACTGACGGTGGTAGCACCACATCCAACTGCGGAAGGGTTAGTCGAAAAAGGGTCTTCTGTGATGGCTCTGATTCTCCCACCGAGACCAAGTACCAAAGGCTTGTACTTCACTGA